The following proteins are co-located in the Telopea speciosissima isolate NSW1024214 ecotype Mountain lineage chromosome 9, Tspe_v1, whole genome shotgun sequence genome:
- the LOC122639835 gene encoding DNA-directed RNA polymerase II subunit RPB2, translated as MEEENDLIQDEEEEITQEDAWAVISAYFEEKGLVRQQLDSFDEFIQNTMQEIVDESADIEIRPESQHNPGRQSDFLETIYKISFGQIYLSKPMMTESDGETATLFPKAARLRNLTYSAPLYVDVTKRIIKKGHDCEEVTETQEFTKVFIGKVPIMLRSSYCTLYQNSEKDLTELGECPYDQGGYFIINGSEKVLIAQEKMSTNHVYVFKKRQPNKYAYVGEVRSMAESQNRPPSSMFVRMLSRASAKGGSSGQYIRATLPYIRTEIPIIIVFRALGFVADKDILEHICYDFADTQMMELLRPSLEEAFVIQNQQVALDYIGKRGSTVGVTREKRIKYAKEILQKEMLPHVGVGEYCETKKAYYFGYIIHRLLLCALGRRAEDDRDHYGNKRLDLAGPLLGGLFRMLFRKLTRDVRGYVQKCVDNGKDVNLQFAIKAKTITSGLKYSLATGNWGQANAAGTRAGVSQVLNRLTYASTLSHLRRLNSPIGREGKLAKPRQLHNSHWGMMCPAETPEGQACGLVKNLALMVYITVGSAANPILEFLEEWSTENFEEISPAVIPQATKIFVNGCWVGIHRNPELLVKTLRQLRRQVDVNTEVGVIRDIRLKELRLYTDYGRCSRPLFIVDKQRLLIKKKDVRALQQRESPDDGGWHDLVAKGFIEYIDTEEEETTMISMTINDLISARLHPEEAYSETYTHCEIHPSLILGVCASIIPFPDHNQSPRNTYQSAMGKQAMGIYVTNYQLRMDTLAYVLYYPQKPLVTTRAMEHLHFRQLPAGINSIVAIACYSGYNQEDSVIMNQSSIDRGFFRSLFFRSYRDEEKKMGTLVKEDFGRPNRENTMGMRHGSYDKLDDDGLAPPGTRVSGEDVIIGKTTPIAQDESQGQASRYTRRDHSTSLRHSESGMVDQVLLTTNADGLRFVKVRMRSVRIPQIGDKFSSRHGQKGTVGMTYTQEDMPWTVEGITPDIIMNPHAIPSRMTIGQLIENIMGKVAAHMGKEGDATPFTDVTVDNISKALHKCGYQMRGFETMYNGHTGRKLTAMIFLGPTYYQRLKHMVDDKIHSRGRGPVQILTRQPAEGRSRDGGLRFGEMERDCMIAHGAAHFLKERLFDQSDAYRVHVCERCGLIAIANLKKNSFECRGCKNKTDIVQVHIPYACKLLFQELMSMAIAPRMLTSELKTIKDKKKVTLN; from the exons atggaagaagaaaacgaTCTTattcaagatgaagaagaagagatcacgcAGGAAGATGCGTGGGCTGTAATCAGTGCTTACTTCGAGGAGAAAGGTCTCGTGCGTCAACAGCTCGATTCCTTCGATGAGTTCATCCAGAATACCATGCAAGAAATCGTCGATGAGTCTGCTGATATTGAGATTCGGCCCGAATCTCAGCATAACCCTGGCCGCCAGTCTGATTTCCTCGAG ACTATCTATAAGATAAGCTTTGGACAAATATACTTGAGCAAGCCAATGATGACGGAGTCGGACGGAGAAACAGCTACTTTGTTTCCCAAGGCTGCAAGGTTGAGGAACCTCACTTATTCGGCTCCCTTGTATGTGGATGTCACAAAGAGAATCATAAAGAAAGGGCACGATTGTGAAGAAGTAACTGAGACGCAGGAGTTCACCAAAGTCTTTATTGGAAAG GTTCCTATAATGCTGCGGTCGAGTTATTGTACATTATATCAAAATTCAGAGAAGGATCTAACAGAGCTCGGGGAGTGCCCATATGATCAGGGTGGATACTTTATTATTAATGGAAGTGAAAAAGTTCTGATTGCGCAGGAGAAGATGAGCACGAATCATGTGTACGTGTTTAAGAAGAGGCAGCCCAACAAGTATGCCTATGTGGGTGAGGTCCGTTCAATGGCGGAATCTCAGAACCGGCCACCCAGCAGTATGTTTGTGCGGATGCTTTCTCGGGCTAGTGCCAAAGGG GGTTCCTCTGGGCAGTACATTCGTGCTACCCTTCCTTATATCCGAACAGAAATCCCAATAATTATTGTCTTTAGGGCGCTAGGGTTTGTTGCTGATAAAGATATATTAGAGCATATATGCTATGACTTCGCTGATACTCAGATGATGGAGTTACTTCGACCATCCTTGGAAGAAGCATTTGTGATCCAGAATCAACAG GTTGCGTTGGATTACATTGGGAAGAGAGGTTCAACAGTGGGTGTCACTCGGGAAAAGAGGATTAA ATATGCCAAAGAGATCCTTCAGAAAGAAATGCTTCCTCATGTTGGTGTCGGAGAATATTGTGAAACGAAGAAGGCTTACTATTTTGG GTACATCATTCACAGGCTTCTACTATGTGCACTTGGCCGGAGGGCAGAAGATGATAGGGATCATTATGGCAACAAGAGGCTAGACCTTGCTGGACCTTTGCTTGGAGGCCTGTTCCGCATG CTGTTCAGAAAGTTGACACGAGATGTTAGAGGCTATGTTCAGAAG TGTGTTGATAATGGGAAGGATGTTAACTTGCAATTTGCTATAAAAGCGAAAACAATCACTAGTGGCCTTAAATATTCCCTTGCTACGGGGAATTGGGGACAGGCAAATGCTGCTGGTACAAGAGCTGGAGTTTCACAG GTTTTGAACCGTTTGACATATGCATCTACCCTGTCTCACTTGCGAAGGTTAAACTCTCCTATTGGGCGTGAAG GGAAATTGGCAAAACCCAGGCAGTTGCACAATTCCCATTGGGGGATGATGTGTCCTGCAGAAACTCCAGAAGGTCAG GCTTGTGGACTTGTGAAGAATTTGGCACTAATGGTGTACATTACCGTGGGATCGGCAGCGAATCCCATACTCGAGTTTTTAGAGGAATGGAGTACAGAAAATTTTGAG GAAATATCCCCTGCTGTTATTCCTCAAGCAACCAAAATCTTTGTCAATGGTTGCTGGGTTGGCATTCATCGTAATCCTGAGCTTTTGGTGAAGACATTGAGACAACTGAGAAGACAG GTGGATGTCAATACTGAAGTTGGTGTTATCCGAGATATTCGTTTGAAAGAGCTTCGACTTTATACTGATTATGGCCGTTGTAGCCGTCCTTTGTTTATTGTTGATAAACAAAGGTTACttataaagaaaaaagatgtCCGGGCCTTGCAACAAAGG GAATCCCCGGATGACGGTGGCTGGCACGATCTTGTGGCAAAAGGATTCATAGAGTATATagacacagaagaagaagagactacCATGATTTCCATGACTATTAAT GACCTTATAAGTGCAAGGCTCCATCCTGAGGAGGCTTATTCCGAAACATATACCCATTGTGAAATCCATCCATCTCTGATTTTGGGTGTCTGTGCGTCTATTATCCCGTTTCCTGACCATAACCAG TCCCCTCGTAATACGTACCAGTCGGCAATGGGCAAACAAGCCATGGGGATTTATGTCACAAATTACCAATTGCGAATG GATACACTTGCCTATGTGCTATACTATCCCCAGAAACCTCTTGTTACTACTCGTGCCATGGAGCACTTGCACTTCAGGCAGTTGCCAGCTGGCATT AATTCTATCGTTGCTATCGCCTGCTATTCCGGATATAACCAAGAAGATTCTGTTATCATGAACCAATCTTCGATAGACCGTGGATTCTTCCGATCGTTGTTCTTCCGTTCATACAG GGATGAGGAAAAGAAGATGGGAACATTAGTTAAGGAGGATTTTGGCCGTCCAAACAGGGAAAATACTATG GGGATGCGACATGGATCTTATGATAAATTAGATGATGATGGTCTTGCCCCTCCT GGCACAAGGGTCTCAGGTGAAGATGTTATTATTGGAAAGACAACTCCAATTGCTCAGGATGAATCTCAAGGGCAAGCTTCACGGTACACACGCCGTGATCATAGCACAAGCCTAAGGCACAGTGAAAGTGGGATGGTAGATCAG GTTCTGTTGACAACAAATGCTGATGGTTTGAGGTTTGTGAAAGTAAGAATGAGGTCCGTCCGTATACCTCAGATTGGAGACAAGTTCAGCAGTCGACATGGTCAGAAGGGAACAGTTGGTATGACATACACACAAGAAGACATGCCATGGACTGTGGAAGGAATTACCCCAGATATTATTATGAACCCACATGCTATTCCTTCTCGAATGACAATCGGCCAGCTCATTGAGAACATTATGGGGAAGGTTGCAGCTCACATGGGGAAGGAGGGGGATGCTACTCCTTTTACTGATGTCACA GTGGACAATATCAGCAAAGCGCTCCACAAATGTGGGTATCAGATGCGTGGTTTTGAAACCATGTACAATGGTCATACAGGCCGGAAGTTGACTGCGATGATATTCCTGGGTCCGACGTACTATCAGAGACTGAAGCACATGGTGGATGATAAGATCCATTCACGTGGGCGTGGTCCAGTACAGATTCTTACAAGGCAGCCTGCTGAAGGACGGTCTCGTGATGGAGGTCTCCGGTTTGGGGAGATGGAACGAGATTGTATGATTGCTCATGGGGCTGCACACTTTCTCAAAGAGAGGTTGTTTGACCAGAGTGATGCCTACAGAGTTCATGTTTGTGAGCGTTGTGGGCTGATTGCTATTGCCAACCTAAAGAAGAACTCGTTTGAATGTAGAGGTTGCAAGAACAAGACCGACATTGTTCAG GTCCACATACCTTATGCATGTAAGCTGCTTTTCCAAGAGCTCATGTCAATGGCCATTGCCCCGAGGATGCTCACAAGTGAATTGAAAACAAtcaaagataagaagaaagtgACTTTGAACTGA